The DNA region AATGGATATGGCACTGTTATCGGCTCAATCCTGTAAAAgccaataaaattaaatttaacagTTTTGTTCTTTAGTTCCAAAATTAAGGTCAATGCATGCATATTTCTAATTGTCATATACATATGATCCTGCAGATGCAATATAAGATGGATTGTGAGgaaatttttggaaaaaatcTTGACAATCTCAACGTCTTATCAACTACAAAAGCAGCTTGCACAAAGCAGGCTGAAAGTATCTGGAATGATATGTATCCAACAGAACCATACTATGTTCAACTCAATTGCCACTCTTCAATGAGCAATGTCGGGACTAATGTTGGAGCTCAAAGAAGCACTAACTATGATTTGGCTGCAGCAGTGAAGAGGCAAAGGTCTTTCTTTCATAAggtaattatgagaaaatcaATTGCTTTGAGTTATGATGCATCCTTTTATGCATCATTCTCATCCATTAAAATATCACCAGTTCATACTTCTGTTTTTTATGAtccttttccatctttttaggtgtcaaaatatataatacaagATGATTGCTTCTTTGAAGAAGCAGTCCTTAAATACAAAGcatttttgcacttgattaagagaaagaaagagagcccCATCAAGTTCTTCTGTGTTCCGACCGAAGACATCGACCTCATTTGGCATTCGCACCAGCTTTATCCCCTTTCTTATAGTAACGATCTCAAGGCAATACTTGGAAAGATAGTGGACCACAATGACCGAGATTCTTCAAGTGGTGCTAAGCTCAGGATTGGATTCGCACAGACCACTAAGCTCTGGGAAGAGACCTTTGGCGGATCGTACTTAAGGGCAAGAGTGATGCACACATATATTGACCAGGTCGCTAAATGTGGCAAGCTATGTGTGGAAGGCTTCACAGTGTATCGCTCAGAAGAATATGGGGTTGTCATGGAGAAATCACAAACCGAATGCTGTGATGGTTGTGTAGATGGATGAATTATATACATGGACGGATATCCGTCCTCTTATATAAAGTGCTGGTTTTTGGTCCATCTGTGACAAGATCAGTCTATCAATCATcaatcaattaaataaatgagagGTTCTTAATTCGTTTACATTTTTTGaacatatacacacacacacacacacacacacacacacacaccttGAATGTAGTAGTGGCAATACTTCCGTGTTGAGGATTTACTCCCAAGTTgtcaaaattcaattaatctttcaggaaactcagatCAACATGTATAGTAACAAAATAGTTCGTGCCAATTGTGATGCAAGAATCCTAACAAAGAAGATCACCGAAAAGAATATTCAACATGAAATCGCAACTCTATAACAAgtgataaattattataatttggaTCAAGAGTACAGGAATTTCCGTTGATATAATGTGAGATGGGAAACCATACATCGACTTGTCGGGGAAAACAATGAATGATTTTACACCTTTTAAATTACTTATACTTGAGACGAGTAAGATAACTGGTCGCAGTGTAAAACGTGCTTTTCTTCATATTAAAAGTGGCGCTGCTACCTTCTTTGGCTTGAAAATGGCGTGCCCATTTCTAATgttaattgcataaaaattaatttttatttcaataaatatcATGTCAGCAATTTTTAAGGGCAAAATGGTGAGAACGGTGAAACAAGAAGAAACAGGAAAGAGGAAAAGCAGAACTGAGAAAAAGGTCCGCCGTGCCTTGATCATTAGCACGCTGCTCTTATTAATGAGCAAAGACAATTAGTTTACAAGATCTCCAGCGAGATTACAGAAAGTAACTGAAAAATATTCAAGACAGCAACATTATCTCTAAATATCCTCTAATAAATGGGAGGtggaccaaaaaaaaaagaaactaatagGTAAATTTAGCTAAAAAAAAGCTTAGgaataaataacaaaaataaccAAAAGAGATTGTACTGTAGTGGGTCAGGCTCTCGCCTGATAATTACAAAGTGGTACTATTATTATCctgttattaattattaaaatttttattttattatattttaggtTCACGAGCCTTCTTGTAaacggaaaaaagaaaagataaaagttGGAGgaccaaaatatatttttcctatTTCAACGGAAAAGTAAAAGTATATGTCACCAATAGGTACTTTTACTTATTCAACAAAGGCAATTGCCGTCTTACTTCACTTGTCTTCTATATGAAAATCTTCTCGGGAAAGgaaaatcaaatatatcaatttACCTATtccccataaaaaaaaagtattcaGATTTAccgatatatattattaagatGGTATATATTACCAATATTCCAAAAAATTCATATCCAATCTTCcgtttttaaaataaattgggCTAAGAAACTATCAGTTGGGATGGTTCTCCCTCCCTAACATAACTCAGTTAGTCCGTTCATTCATACGGAAACCAAATCAGGTGTCATGGCATCACACGACGGTGATGGGCGGCGGCGCAAAGGAGTGCAGAATAGATATTGTGGCTTTGCAGTGTGCCGGTGGCACAGTAGCCTTGGGCTACCCCATTGACGCAAagccccctcctcctcctcctattCATATCCCTAAATATGACCCGTTAGCAGCTGTGCCGGTGGCCGTGACGACTGCCAGGGTGGGTGCCGGTATTCTCGTTACGAGATGACACTCCACTGCCCCTGATCACTCCTGCTCATCGACTAAAAGATGTACCAAAAATGCTGTCGTTGGATACTGTTTGTTGCCGCAATTTTTATCGGCCtcgtcttcctatatattcTACAGTCATAAGCTGCAATTGAAGCATCCCACTTTCCAAGTCAGAGACTTCGCCGTCTCAAACTTCAGCATATCCTCTTCTTGTGACTGTTCAAGTTTCCACTCTATTGGAGAAAATTTGAATAACTAGAGTATCATATCGTGTCTAATATTGCTACGTTGATCCGGCTTAAATATTTAGATGAGTTTTGTCTTGAGAAAACCTTAGATATGTCCAAAATCGAGTGGCATTGTGCATGGTGCCAACTTGGACAAAATCGAAGCTTCAAGTGtccaaattcaaaattaatgGTTTACGAACCTAAAGTGTCGAATACTCTGCGAATGCgtcaaataatataattgcCACTCATATTGCAATTTAGTTAGAAAAAAGGCCACCTTGCATGATTCAGCACAACCGAATCGGCTGATTTAGCACTCTCTTCTTTAATACATATGATTcatgaaaacaataaaaattgtttagattattttaaattattttaagggAGAAGAAAAAGGGTGCGGCTGTGCTAATTGAGAGTTAGAGCCGTCGCACTAAATCTAAGAGATTTCAAGTTGGTT from Punica granatum isolate Tunisia-2019 chromosome 3, ASM765513v2, whole genome shotgun sequence includes:
- the LOC116200741 gene encoding glycine-rich domain-containing protein 2-like; this translates as MKEEAQQMEWSKAREVVFSVDLVEAAKQQLQFLAVVNSIGSLYNGPALDRAIYRYKYCWLPLLAKHVDSPITTEPLVVPLDCEWIWHCYRLNPMQYKMDCEEIFGKNLDNLNVLSTTKAACTKQAESIWNDMYPTEPYYVQLNCHSSMSNVGTNVGAQRSTNYDLAAAVKRQRSFFHKVSKYIIQDDCFFEEAVLKYKAFLHLIKRKKESPIKFFCVPTEDIDLIWHSHQLYPLSYSNDLKAILGKIVDHNDRDSSSGAKLRIGFAQTTKLWEETFGGSYLRARVMHTYIDQVAKCGKLCVEGFTVYRSEEYGVVMEKSQTECCDGCVDG